From the genome of Callithrix jacchus isolate 240 chromosome 7, calJac240_pri, whole genome shotgun sequence, one region includes:
- the NPPB gene encoding natriuretic peptides B, translated as MDLQTASSRVLLLLLFLHLALPGGHSHPLGSPTLPSDLETSRLQEQQGHLQDKLSELQAEQTSLEPLQKSPHPTAVWKAREVATEGIFGLRKLVLSTLRGPRSLKPMRDTGCFGRRMDRISFSSGLGCKRLRW; from the exons ATGGATCTCCAGACAGCATCTTCCCGggtgctcctgctcctgctcttcTTGCACCTGGCTCTCCCTGGAGGTCATTCCCACCCGTTGGGTAGCCCCACTTTGCCCTCGGACTTGGAAACGTCCAGGTTACAG GAGCAGCAAGGCCATTTGCAGGACAAACTCTCAGAGCTGCAGGCAGAGCAGACATCCCTGGAGCCTCTCCAGAAGAGCCCTCATCCCACAGCTGTCTGGAAGGCCCGTGAGGTAGCCACGGAGGGCATCTTTGGGCTCCGCAAACTGGTTCTCTCCACCCTGCGGGGACCACGAAGCCTCAAGCCAATGCGAGACACTGGCTGCTTTGGGCGAAGGATGGACCGGATCAGCTTCTCCAGTGGCCTGGGCTGTAAAA GGCTGAGGTGGTAG